Proteins encoded by one window of Vicinamibacterales bacterium:
- the argJ gene encoding bifunctional glutamate N-acetyltransferase/amino-acid acetyltransferase ArgJ: protein MNEHVHSIDGGVTAPRGFLAAGLHCGIKASGKPDLALVVTETPAAAAAVFTTNLAVAAPVVVSKEHLAGSSGRARAIVTNSGCANACTGPQGLADAREMTVLTAKALGCDPRDVLVASTGVIGVQLKMAALRTGIPAAVAALAAGGGPAAADAIMTTDPFPKSAAVEVETPAGRIRVGGMTKGSGMIEPRMATMLGYLTTDAAVDAARLRRVLVDTCRETFNAITVDGEPSTNDCVFALANGASGVAIDDATEAALADGFRAVAKALALGIVRGGEGATKLVAITASGAVSDADAWTAARAIANSLLVKTAIHGADPNWGRLVAAAGRSGARFELERARVRIGPLVLFEDGRPFDERAPEAAAYLQGTDLDIEVDLGTGGGARATVWTCDLSKMYVQINAEYRT from the coding sequence ATGAACGAGCACGTCCACTCCATCGACGGCGGCGTCACGGCGCCTCGGGGCTTCCTGGCCGCCGGCCTGCACTGCGGGATCAAGGCCAGCGGCAAGCCCGATCTTGCGCTGGTCGTCACCGAGACGCCGGCAGCGGCGGCCGCGGTGTTCACCACGAATCTCGCGGTGGCCGCGCCCGTCGTCGTGTCGAAGGAGCACCTGGCCGGCTCCAGCGGCCGCGCCAGGGCGATCGTCACCAACAGCGGCTGCGCCAATGCCTGTACGGGACCGCAGGGGCTGGCCGATGCGCGTGAGATGACGGTGCTGACCGCCAAGGCGCTGGGCTGCGATCCGCGGGACGTCCTGGTGGCGTCCACCGGCGTCATCGGCGTGCAGCTCAAGATGGCGGCCCTGCGGACGGGCATCCCGGCGGCGGTCGCCGCGCTCGCCGCCGGCGGCGGCCCGGCCGCCGCCGACGCCATCATGACCACGGACCCGTTCCCGAAGTCGGCGGCGGTGGAGGTCGAGACGCCGGCCGGGCGCATTCGCGTGGGCGGGATGACGAAGGGCTCGGGGATGATCGAGCCGCGCATGGCGACGATGCTCGGCTACCTGACGACCGACGCGGCCGTCGACGCCGCGCGCCTGCGGCGCGTGCTCGTGGACACCTGCCGCGAGACCTTCAACGCCATCACCGTGGACGGCGAGCCGTCCACCAACGACTGCGTGTTCGCGCTGGCGAACGGCGCGTCCGGCGTCGCCATCGACGACGCGACGGAAGCGGCGCTCGCCGACGGCTTCCGGGCCGTGGCGAAGGCGCTCGCACTGGGCATCGTGCGCGGCGGCGAAGGCGCCACCAAGCTCGTCGCCATCACGGCGAGCGGCGCCGTGAGCGACGCCGACGCGTGGACGGCGGCCCGCGCCATCGCCAACTCGCTGCTCGTGAAGACGGCCATCCACGGCGCCGATCCGAACTGGGGCCGCCTCGTGGCGGCGGCCGGCCGATCCGGGGCGCGCTTCGAGCTCGAACGGGCGCGCGTGCGCATCGGCCCCCTGGTGCTGTTCGAGGACGGGCGGCCCTTCGACGAACGCGCGCCCGAGGCGGCCGCCTACCTGCAGGGCACCGACCTCGACATCGAGGTGGATCTGGGCACGGGCGGCGGCGCCCGCGCCACCGTGTGGACGTGCGACCTGTCGAAGATGTACGTCCAGATCAACGCCGAGTACCGCACCTAG
- the argF gene encoding ornithine carbamoyltransferase: protein MPKHFLSLLDFTPDALEHCLSLASTLKAARRAATATEHDRALHGRQVGLLFEKPSLRTRVTFTIGVGELGGHVVDIPSDVMHADREPLHDVARNLERWVDAVVIRTFAQARLSIFTDSAPALRIVNALSDEEHPCQALADLQTLRERWGTVEGRTIAFVGDGNNVATSLVHGALMQGANVRVATPKGYGLPGETASMADRIAIKGATLKQYVDPKDAVKGVDAIYTDVWTSMGQEVEYAERTKIFSRYQVNEALMARAKPDALFMHCLPAHRGQEVTDEVIESPASVAFDQAENRLHAQKAMLVTLFANGA from the coding sequence GTGCCCAAGCACTTCCTGTCGCTGCTCGACTTCACGCCCGACGCGCTCGAGCACTGCCTGTCGCTCGCGTCCACCCTCAAGGCGGCGCGCCGCGCCGCGACGGCCACCGAGCACGACCGCGCCCTGCACGGGCGCCAGGTCGGGCTGCTCTTCGAGAAGCCGTCGCTCCGGACGCGCGTCACCTTCACGATCGGCGTCGGCGAACTTGGCGGCCACGTCGTGGACATCCCGTCCGACGTCATGCACGCGGACCGCGAGCCCCTGCACGACGTCGCCCGGAACCTGGAGCGCTGGGTCGACGCGGTCGTGATCCGCACCTTCGCCCAGGCGCGGCTGTCGATCTTCACCGACTCCGCGCCGGCGCTGCGCATCGTCAACGCGCTGTCCGACGAGGAGCACCCCTGCCAGGCGCTGGCCGACCTGCAGACGCTCCGCGAGCGCTGGGGGACGGTCGAGGGCCGGACGATCGCCTTCGTCGGCGACGGCAACAACGTGGCCACCTCGCTCGTCCACGGCGCGCTCATGCAGGGCGCCAACGTCCGCGTCGCCACGCCCAAGGGCTACGGGCTCCCGGGCGAGACGGCGTCGATGGCCGACCGCATCGCCATCAAGGGCGCCACGCTGAAGCAGTACGTCGATCCGAAGGACGCCGTGAAGGGCGTCGACGCCATCTACACGGACGTCTGGACGTCGATGGGCCAGGAAGTCGAATACGCGGAGCGGACGAAGATCTTCTCGCGCTACCAGGTCAACGAGGCCCTCATGGCCCGCGCGAAACCCGACGCGCTGTTCATGCACTGCCTTCCCGCGCACCGCGGCCAGGAGGTGACCGACGAGGTCATCGAATCGCCGGCGTCGGTCGCCTTCGACCAGGCCGAGAACCGGCTCCACGCCCAGAAGGCGATGCTGGTCACGTTGTTCGCCAACGGCGCCTAG
- a CDS encoding 5-oxoprolinase subunit PxpA: MRIDLNSDLGEAFGPWPMGQDALLMPVISSANVACGVHAGDPGTMRATVRLARAHQVAVGAHPGFPDLQGFGRREMRMSPQEVEDLVLYQVGAIAGVARSEGVRLQHVKAHGALYNMACRDEALADAIARAVVAFDPALVLFGLPGSALLQAGLEAGLPVAAEAFADRAYLADGSLAPRSLPGSVIHDVDAVVSRAVEMVVDQSVVAMDGTRIRFEADTLCLHGDTPGAAALAAAVRRGLEDAGVTIAALTGR, encoded by the coding sequence ATGCGCATCGACCTCAACTCCGACCTCGGCGAGGCATTCGGCCCGTGGCCCATGGGGCAGGATGCGCTGCTCATGCCCGTGATCTCGTCGGCGAACGTGGCCTGCGGCGTCCATGCGGGCGATCCAGGGACGATGCGGGCGACGGTCCGGCTCGCCCGGGCGCACCAGGTCGCGGTGGGGGCGCACCCGGGGTTTCCCGACCTGCAGGGGTTCGGACGCCGCGAGATGCGCATGTCGCCGCAGGAGGTCGAGGATCTGGTGCTCTACCAGGTGGGGGCGATCGCGGGCGTGGCGCGCAGCGAGGGTGTGCGCCTGCAGCACGTCAAGGCGCACGGCGCGCTCTACAACATGGCGTGCCGTGACGAGGCGCTGGCCGATGCCATCGCCCGCGCCGTCGTGGCCTTCGACCCGGCGCTGGTGCTCTTCGGGCTGCCGGGTTCGGCGCTGCTCCAGGCCGGACTCGAGGCCGGCCTGCCGGTGGCGGCCGAGGCGTTCGCCGACCGCGCCTATCTTGCCGACGGGTCGCTGGCGCCGCGCTCGCTGCCGGGCAGCGTCATCCACGACGTCGACGCGGTCGTGAGCCGCGCGGTCGAGATGGTGGTGGATCAGTCGGTCGTGGCGATGGACGGCACGCGCATCCGCTTCGAGGCCGATACGCTGTGCCTCCACGGCGATACACCTGGGGCGGCCGCCCTGGCCGCCGCCGTGCGCCGCGGCCTCGAGGACGCCGGGGTCACGATTGCAGCTTTGACAGGCCGCTGA
- a CDS encoding DGQHR domain-containing protein codes for MISVSAIRMQQFGVQFYQASLTASDIDKLVRFEVLSYGDHAAGGVRGGKKAPSKIRWDLLERRIASSEKAYQRQIIRKKIDELVQYYEQCRQARDLPSIPGAVIISCDEKLAFEPMDGGSSLGRLKVPEREGILRAIDGQHRLLALHADIDNFQDEQFTVPAIIFDRLPEDHVVQMFVTINAKHTRLNASHLVSLSGRQLYRDEALAAAHDVVRALNDREDSPLHNEIKLLGVGRGRVAQAPLAQEFKRLFAAEEALGGPRKAAQFRDEAKTFFVNYLKQVASVFETAWHGRKYSIRSATALRAFVRVAPDVVRAVDEQHADRTDYRAIGRAIAPWGRRIGALRFETDGAWKRSGASVDGLAKELRLALQYPEGAGQ; via the coding sequence ATGATCAGCGTCTCTGCGATTCGGATGCAGCAGTTCGGCGTGCAGTTCTACCAGGCCTCCCTCACGGCGAGTGACATCGACAAGCTGGTGCGGTTCGAGGTGCTCAGCTATGGCGACCATGCCGCGGGCGGCGTCAGGGGCGGGAAGAAAGCGCCGAGCAAGATCAGGTGGGACCTGCTGGAACGCCGCATCGCCTCGAGCGAGAAGGCCTACCAGCGCCAGATCATCCGGAAGAAGATCGACGAGCTCGTGCAGTACTACGAGCAATGCCGCCAGGCGCGCGATCTTCCGTCGATCCCAGGCGCCGTCATCATCTCGTGTGACGAGAAGCTCGCCTTCGAGCCGATGGACGGTGGCAGCTCGCTTGGCCGCCTGAAGGTACCGGAGCGCGAGGGGATCCTCCGCGCCATCGACGGCCAGCACCGCCTCCTCGCGCTGCACGCCGACATCGACAACTTCCAGGACGAGCAGTTCACGGTCCCGGCGATCATCTTCGACCGTCTGCCCGAAGATCACGTCGTGCAGATGTTCGTCACGATCAACGCCAAGCACACGCGGCTCAACGCGTCCCACCTCGTGTCGCTCTCCGGCCGCCAGCTCTACCGGGACGAGGCGCTGGCTGCGGCGCATGACGTCGTGCGGGCCCTGAACGACCGCGAGGACTCGCCCCTGCACAACGAGATCAAGCTGCTCGGCGTCGGCCGCGGCCGCGTGGCGCAGGCGCCGCTGGCCCAGGAGTTCAAGCGGCTGTTCGCGGCCGAAGAGGCGCTGGGCGGCCCGCGGAAGGCGGCGCAGTTCCGTGACGAGGCCAAGACGTTCTTCGTGAACTACCTGAAGCAGGTCGCGTCCGTCTTCGAAACGGCCTGGCACGGCCGCAAGTACAGCATCCGATCGGCGACCGCGCTCAGGGCCTTCGTGCGCGTCGCGCCCGACGTCGTACGCGCCGTGGACGAACAGCACGCGGATCGCACGGACTACCGCGCCATCGGTCGCGCGATCGCGCCGTGGGGGCGCCGCATCGGCGCCCTGCGCTTCGAGACCGACGGCGCCTGGAAGCGCAGCGGCGCCAGCGTGGACGGCCTGGCGAAGGAACTGCGCCTGGCCCTGCAGTATCCGGAAGGCGCCGGCCAGTAG
- a CDS encoding winged helix-turn-helix domain-containing protein, protein MTYEFSTFSFAPDSLELSRDGRRVAVEPQPARALAVLLSRAGEVVSREELRRALWGDQTHVDYDRGLAYCIAQVRTALSDSAETPRFVQTLPKRGFRFIAPVVTRGGAAAEAPAVSAAGAAGGPEPVVPGSRPAASRWAWIGAAAIAVAALLAVIRGPAAATMPIVAVSIFDNETGDPAHDTFVSGLSDVVVAHLVNLAPGRVGVVGNAPALRQPRNLRNLRTLAATLRADYVVLGQLQRQDDDLRFIVHFIRLRDGVHLSANRFVKPPAEVESFEADVVAEAERVVREVLVGRDGA, encoded by the coding sequence ATGACCTACGAGTTCTCCACCTTCTCCTTCGCTCCGGACTCGCTGGAACTGTCGCGGGACGGCCGGCGTGTCGCCGTCGAGCCGCAGCCTGCCCGGGCGCTCGCCGTCCTCCTCAGCCGCGCCGGCGAGGTGGTGTCGCGAGAGGAACTGCGCCGCGCCCTCTGGGGCGACCAGACCCACGTGGACTACGACCGGGGCCTGGCCTACTGCATCGCCCAGGTCCGAACCGCCCTGAGCGACAGCGCCGAGACCCCTCGGTTCGTGCAGACGCTGCCGAAGCGGGGCTTCCGCTTCATCGCCCCCGTGGTCACGCGGGGTGGCGCGGCGGCAGAGGCGCCGGCCGTGTCGGCCGCCGGCGCCGCGGGTGGGCCGGAGCCCGTGGTCCCCGGCTCGCGGCCCGCGGCGAGCCGGTGGGCCTGGATCGGGGCGGCCGCGATCGCGGTGGCGGCCCTGCTGGCCGTGATCCGCGGACCGGCGGCGGCGACCATGCCGATTGTCGCGGTGTCGATCTTCGACAACGAGACGGGTGATCCCGCCCATGACACTTTCGTCAGCGGCCTCTCCGACGTCGTGGTGGCCCACCTGGTCAACCTGGCGCCTGGACGGGTCGGCGTCGTCGGGAACGCCCCAGCCCTGCGCCAACCCCGCAACCTCCGGAACCTGCGGACGCTGGCCGCGACACTCCGGGCGGACTACGTCGTGCTCGGGCAACTGCAGCGGCAAGACGACGACCTTCGCTTCATCGTCCACTTCATCCGCCTCCGCGACGGGGTGCACCTGTCGGCGAACCGGTTCGTCAAGCCGCCGGCCGAGGTCGAGTCGTTCGAGGCCGACGTGGTCGCCGAGGCCGAGCGGGTGGTCCGTGAGGTGCTCGTGGGCCGGGACGGCGCCTGA
- a CDS encoding DUF5916 domain-containing protein — protein sequence MPSIRTVVLPALLTTLSWLPPVPSLAAGPIDYATAHLDRRLVAVKTSTPIVLDGRLDEPAWQTAPPAKDFVQNDPREGEPATFDTEVRMLYDGEHLYIGVFARDDDPAAIIVNELKKDFNTGSSDTFQVVLDTFHDARNGYQFAVNPMGARWDAQMANEGRENNADWDGVWDVATRIAGDGWYAEIRIPFKTLKFSPADDQVWGVNFQRRLRRMNENSHWAPIRRIHQVSRVSMAGTLEGLHGIRPGSNLRIKPYASASGGQAGAGARMTGDADGGVDVKYGVTSGLTWDFTVNTDFSQVEADEQQVNLTRFSLFFPEKRDFFLENSGVFQFGSGSQRGGGANGGRQNSSQDMILFFSRQIGLSATGDAIPILGGTRLTGRAGAYSIGALNIQQRHLGSSPSTNFSALRLRRDILASSDVGVMFLDKDQAGTGYNRALGADANFRFFGDLTFNVAAARTFSPDDVLARIEASGTTNPSALYTKSAVAYRNAFWELRGSYQTIGHAFNDEMGFVPRFGVNNAEVYVGTHIRPRWASSWLRETFPHIQVETFSGQRGGGLESRYTDWHWPITLQNSTFVEVGTNPNVEVIDQPFTINTRRGIRILPGRYEFKEHFILANSNSAARVSTNLRLSTGDFYDGYRRGYNVGLTVRASERLNLSGNVQFNDISLPQGAFTTTLLTGRVNVNFTTRMFLNALLQYNTDARQWSSNVRFNFLHHPLSDFFLVYNERHDTRSGDLINRALIAKLTYLFAF from the coding sequence ATGCCCTCGATCCGGACCGTCGTCCTTCCCGCGCTCCTGACCACGCTGTCCTGGCTCCCGCCTGTCCCGTCGCTCGCCGCCGGCCCCATCGACTACGCGACGGCCCACCTCGACCGGCGGCTCGTGGCGGTGAAGACCTCGACGCCGATCGTCCTCGACGGCCGCCTCGACGAGCCGGCCTGGCAGACGGCGCCGCCCGCGAAGGACTTCGTCCAGAACGATCCGCGCGAGGGGGAGCCCGCGACGTTCGACACCGAGGTCCGGATGCTCTACGACGGCGAGCACCTCTACATCGGCGTGTTCGCCAGGGACGACGATCCCGCGGCCATCATCGTCAACGAACTGAAGAAGGACTTCAACACCGGCTCGTCCGACACCTTCCAGGTCGTCCTCGACACGTTCCACGACGCCAGGAACGGCTATCAGTTCGCGGTGAACCCGATGGGCGCCCGCTGGGACGCCCAGATGGCGAACGAAGGGCGCGAGAACAACGCCGACTGGGACGGCGTGTGGGACGTGGCCACGCGCATCGCCGGGGACGGCTGGTACGCCGAGATCCGCATTCCGTTCAAGACGCTGAAGTTCAGCCCCGCCGACGACCAGGTGTGGGGCGTCAACTTCCAGCGTCGGCTGCGCCGGATGAACGAGAACAGCCACTGGGCGCCGATCCGCCGCATCCACCAGGTGTCGCGCGTGTCGATGGCCGGCACGCTCGAGGGCCTGCACGGGATCCGCCCCGGCTCGAACCTGCGCATCAAGCCGTACGCGTCGGCGAGCGGGGGGCAGGCCGGCGCGGGCGCCCGGATGACGGGCGACGCCGACGGCGGCGTCGACGTGAAGTACGGCGTCACGTCGGGACTCACCTGGGACTTCACCGTCAACACCGACTTCTCGCAGGTCGAGGCCGACGAGCAGCAGGTGAACCTCACGCGCTTCTCGCTCTTCTTCCCGGAGAAGCGCGACTTCTTCCTCGAGAACTCGGGCGTGTTCCAGTTCGGGTCGGGCAGCCAGCGGGGCGGCGGCGCCAACGGCGGCCGCCAGAACAGCTCGCAGGACATGATCCTGTTCTTCAGCCGGCAGATCGGCCTGTCGGCCACCGGCGACGCCATCCCGATCCTCGGCGGCACGCGTCTCACGGGCCGCGCCGGCGCGTACTCGATCGGCGCGCTCAACATCCAGCAGCGCCATCTCGGGAGCAGCCCGTCCACGAACTTCTCCGCCCTCCGCCTGCGGCGCGACATCCTGGCGAGCTCCGACGTCGGCGTGATGTTCCTCGACAAGGACCAGGCCGGCACGGGCTACAACCGCGCGCTCGGCGCCGACGCGAACTTCCGCTTCTTCGGTGACCTGACGTTCAACGTCGCGGCGGCCCGCACCTTCTCGCCCGACGACGTGCTCGCGCGCATCGAGGCGTCCGGGACGACGAACCCGTCGGCGCTCTACACGAAGAGCGCTGTCGCCTACAGGAACGCCTTCTGGGAGCTGCGCGGCTCCTATCAGACGATCGGCCACGCCTTCAACGACGAGATGGGCTTCGTCCCGCGCTTCGGCGTGAACAACGCGGAGGTCTACGTCGGCACCCACATCCGGCCGCGCTGGGCCTCGTCGTGGCTGCGCGAGACCTTCCCGCACATCCAGGTCGAGACCTTCTCCGGCCAGCGGGGCGGGGGCCTCGAGTCGCGCTACACCGACTGGCACTGGCCGATCACGCTGCAGAACAGCACGTTCGTGGAGGTGGGCACCAATCCCAACGTGGAGGTGATCGACCAGCCCTTCACGATCAACACCCGGCGCGGCATCCGGATCCTGCCGGGACGCTACGAGTTCAAGGAGCACTTCATCCTCGCCAACTCGAACTCGGCGGCGCGCGTGTCCACGAATCTCCGCCTGTCCACGGGCGATTTCTACGATGGCTACCGGCGCGGCTACAACGTGGGGCTGACGGTCCGCGCCAGCGAGCGCCTGAACCTCTCGGGCAACGTCCAGTTCAACGACATCAGCCTGCCGCAGGGCGCCTTCACGACCACGCTCCTCACGGGCCGAGTCAACGTGAACTTCACGACGCGCATGTTCCTGAACGCGCTCCTGCAGTACAACACCGACGCTCGGCAGTGGAGTTCCAACGTGCGCTTCAACTTCCTGCACCACCCGCTCAGCGACTTCTTCCTCGTCTACAACGAGCGGCACGACACGCGGTCGGGGGATCTCATCAACCGCGCGCTCATCGCGAAGCTGACCTACCTGTTCGCGTTCTAG
- a CDS encoding heparan-alpha-glucosaminide N-acetyltransferase domain-containing protein, giving the protein MLFGLAFAPARHRLRDVVRGRQLIAATATLPAPSVAPPLPATPRPRHPAAPREAWLDLARGVAVVLMVLAHVVDAWTRDGDRGRPAYHGAAYAAGLAAPAFLFLAGIGTAMAARSRTRRGLPPPAVARALVVRGGTIFGLAFVFRLQALVLGLGHPIDVLKVDILNVMGPALVAAAAVWHVGGRDGVRAVLAAALTAALAFATPFAFRAAWIEGLPPPLQWYLRPSPGHGHFTLLPWTAFVLAGLSAGVAIAAAAGRRERVVQGALLALAAGVGVAAAWASYQPSIYPPGVSSYWDASPAFFFVRLALVAALVPLAWLLTDLVPGPLRRMLTTLGAASLFVYWVHVELVYGGVAILIKHRVPLELTLPGTLAVAYGLSRLVPVVEAWVAAPAGRPEPVRRLVARLL; this is encoded by the coding sequence ATACTGTTCGGTCTGGCATTCGCTCCGGCCCGACATCGACTTCGTGACGTCGTTCGAGGTCGTCAACTGATCGCGGCCACTGCCACGCTCCCCGCACCCAGCGTCGCGCCCCCGCTGCCCGCGACGCCGCGGCCACGCCACCCGGCGGCGCCGCGCGAGGCTTGGCTCGATCTGGCCCGGGGCGTCGCGGTGGTCCTGATGGTGCTGGCGCACGTCGTGGACGCGTGGACGCGCGACGGCGACCGCGGTCGCCCGGCCTACCACGGCGCCGCGTACGCGGCCGGCCTGGCGGCGCCGGCCTTTCTGTTCCTGGCCGGCATCGGCACGGCGATGGCGGCGCGGTCACGGACCCGGCGCGGCCTGCCGCCGCCCGCCGTGGCGCGGGCCCTCGTCGTGCGCGGCGGCACGATCTTCGGCCTCGCGTTCGTCTTCCGCCTGCAGGCGCTCGTCCTGGGCCTGGGGCACCCGATCGACGTGCTGAAGGTGGACATCCTGAACGTGATGGGGCCGGCGCTGGTCGCGGCGGCGGCCGTCTGGCACGTCGGCGGCCGCGACGGTGTCCGGGCGGTCCTGGCGGCGGCGCTGACGGCGGCGCTCGCGTTCGCGACGCCGTTCGCGTTCCGGGCGGCCTGGATCGAGGGCCTTCCGCCACCGCTGCAGTGGTACCTCCGGCCGTCTCCCGGCCACGGCCACTTCACCCTGCTGCCGTGGACGGCGTTCGTCCTCGCCGGACTGTCGGCCGGAGTGGCGATCGCGGCGGCGGCCGGCCGGCGCGAGCGCGTCGTGCAGGGCGCCCTCCTCGCGCTGGCGGCGGGCGTGGGCGTGGCCGCGGCCTGGGCGTCGTACCAGCCGTCGATCTACCCGCCCGGCGTGTCGTCGTACTGGGACGCGTCCCCGGCGTTCTTCTTCGTCCGGCTCGCCCTCGTGGCCGCCCTCGTGCCGCTCGCGTGGCTCCTGACGGATCTGGTGCCCGGTCCGCTGCGCCGCATGCTCACGACCCTGGGGGCCGCGTCGCTCTTCGTCTACTGGGTGCACGTGGAGCTCGTCTACGGCGGCGTGGCCATCCTCATCAAGCACCGGGTGCCCCTCGAACTGACGCTGCCGGGCACCTTGGCCGTCGCGTACGGGCTCTCGCGCCTCGTCCCCGTGGTGGAAGCCTGGGTCGCCGCGCCCGCCGGACGGCCGGAGCCCGTGCGCCGGCTCGTCGCCCGCCTGTTGTGA
- a CDS encoding OsmC family protein, producing the protein MAKPPIHVRLDWDGALRFTAAPNGVPVVIDGQSERGPSPPQALALALAGCMAIDVADIVQKGRHTLRRLSADFTGQRAPEPPSRFTAIALRFTLDTDAPPQAIERAIQLSHDKYCSVWHSLRPDIDFVTSFEVVN; encoded by the coding sequence GTGGCGAAACCTCCGATTCACGTGCGCCTCGATTGGGACGGCGCCCTCCGCTTCACCGCCGCGCCGAACGGCGTGCCCGTGGTCATCGACGGCCAGTCCGAGCGCGGCCCCTCGCCGCCGCAGGCCCTGGCGCTGGCCCTGGCCGGCTGCATGGCCATCGACGTGGCCGACATCGTCCAGAAGGGCCGGCACACGCTCCGGCGGCTGAGCGCCGACTTCACCGGCCAGCGCGCGCCGGAGCCGCCCAGCCGATTCACGGCGATCGCGCTCCGGTTCACGCTCGACACCGACGCGCCGCCGCAGGCCATCGAGCGGGCCATCCAGCTGTCGCACGACAAATACTGTTCGGTCTGGCATTCGCTCCGGCCCGACATCGACTTCGTGACGTCGTTCGAGGTCGTCAACTGA
- a CDS encoding SRPBCC domain-containing protein, translated as MPDILHRLPIAAPIARVFETIATPAGLNAWWTLDARGVPGHGEAYDLGFGPEYQWKALVAAVDEPRWIEWEMIEADADWTGTRVGARLTETGERTIVDFYHTGWRHPNAHFRTSSCCWAQYLRILRRFLEHGERVPYADRLDV; from the coding sequence ATGCCCGACATCCTGCACCGCCTGCCGATCGCAGCCCCCATCGCCCGGGTGTTCGAGACGATCGCGACGCCGGCGGGGCTGAACGCCTGGTGGACGCTCGACGCCCGCGGCGTCCCCGGGCACGGCGAGGCGTACGACCTGGGGTTCGGTCCCGAGTACCAGTGGAAGGCGCTCGTGGCCGCGGTCGACGAGCCGCGGTGGATCGAGTGGGAGATGATCGAGGCCGACGCCGACTGGACGGGCACCCGCGTCGGCGCCCGCCTCACCGAGACGGGCGAGCGGACGATCGTGGACTTCTACCACACCGGCTGGCGCCACCCGAACGCGCACTTCCGGACGTCGAGCTGCTGCTGGGCGCAGTACCTGCGCATCCTCAGGCGGTTCCTGGAGCACGGCGAGCGCGTGCCGTACGCCGATCGCCTCGACGTCTGA
- a CDS encoding amidohydrolase family protein, which translates to MTRAYPISTVLAAALLLPALTPAATAQAPPIIDMHMHAFEPPGVPGGAPSLCRPEPCTGDGHAAATSEEALTRTLEAMDRDHVVKGFLSGAPETVRAWMRAAPDRFIPAPFVLEPGMPAVEALTKEFDAGHLRGVGEIATQLNGIAPNDPRLEPYFALADERDVPVLIHTLGIGPYLPGFRSSAGSPLLLEDVLVRHPTLRLYVENAGYPFRDQMIAMMTQYPQLYADVSTITWVIPREAFNDYLQAFVRAGLEKRIMFGSDQMLWPEKIGAGIEAIRQAPFLSDAQRRDILYGNAARFLRLDDAPPSAAGGPGA; encoded by the coding sequence ATGACTCGCGCCTATCCGATCTCGACCGTGCTGGCGGCGGCGTTGCTGCTGCCGGCGCTCACCCCCGCGGCGACGGCTCAGGCGCCGCCGATCATCGACATGCACATGCACGCGTTCGAGCCGCCAGGCGTACCAGGCGGCGCTCCATCGCTCTGCCGGCCCGAGCCCTGCACGGGCGACGGCCATGCGGCGGCCACCAGCGAGGAGGCCCTGACACGAACGCTCGAGGCGATGGACCGTGACCACGTCGTCAAGGGATTCCTCAGCGGGGCGCCCGAGACCGTGCGCGCCTGGATGCGCGCGGCGCCCGACCGGTTCATTCCGGCGCCGTTCGTCCTCGAACCGGGGATGCCGGCGGTAGAGGCGCTGACGAAGGAGTTCGACGCCGGGCATCTGCGCGGCGTGGGCGAGATCGCCACGCAGCTGAACGGCATCGCGCCGAACGATCCGCGGCTCGAGCCGTACTTCGCGCTCGCGGACGAGCGCGACGTGCCGGTGCTCATCCACACGCTGGGCATCGGGCCGTACCTGCCCGGCTTCCGGTCGTCAGCGGGCAGCCCGCTCCTGCTGGAAGACGTCCTCGTCCGCCATCCGACGCTGCGGCTCTACGTCGAGAATGCCGGCTACCCGTTCCGCGACCAGATGATCGCCATGATGACGCAGTACCCGCAGCTCTACGCCGACGTGTCCACGATCACCTGGGTGATTCCGCGCGAGGCCTTCAACGACTACCTGCAGGCCTTCGTGCGGGCGGGCCTGGAGAAGCGCATCATGTTCGGGTCGGACCAGATGCTCTGGCCGGAGAAGATCGGCGCCGGAATCGAGGCGATCCGCCAGGCCCCGTTCCTGTCCGACGCGCAGCGACGCGACATCCTGTACGGAAACGCCGCCCGCTTCCTGCGCCTGGACGACGCACCGCCGTCGGCCGCCGGCGGGCCGGGCGCCTGA